A window of Diospyros lotus cultivar Yz01 chromosome 14, ASM1463336v1, whole genome shotgun sequence contains these coding sequences:
- the LOC127790953 gene encoding uncharacterized protein LOC127790953, with product MPLVLGSDHGDQDSFELDTCRPLSEYLHPPRKTTPSCIVLLVNHHRFHLKPGTILLLPTFHGMDSKNPYTHMKEFEEVCGTCMEQTVNEDVVRLKLFPFSLKDKANMWLNTFAPRSIGTWREMQTTFLKKYFPANRTANLQRQMMNFSCKPNENFAQAWERFKDLLNACPHHAFEQWRVVSFFHDALSPNLKMIVSTMCNGEFFDKLPDEAFHFFDTLAENTRNWEVQLNESDDLNARLAALTRKIETLEIKKAQTVNEIEIRCAVCETSNHKTKDCPTLLAFKEVLYGQTGNTYSHNNEGMQYSNQNQGRNFHSGGHHTNFNSYHPNLLHHPNFSVRNDSTAQLPFPS from the coding sequence atgccacttgTACTTGGGAGTGATCATGGTGATCAAGATTCTTTTGAACTTGATACATGTAGGCCTCTCAGTGAATATCTCCACCCTCCTAGGAAAACTACACCATCTTGCATAGTGCTTCTAGTTAATCATCATAGATTCCATCTTAAACCTGGCACTATCCTACTATTGCCCACTTTTCATGGGATGGACTCTAAAAATCCTTACACTCACATGAAGGAGTTTGAGGAAGTTTGTGGAACTTGTATGGAACAAACTGTCAATGAGGATGTGGTTAGATTAAAGctctttccattctcattaAAAGATAAGGCGAATATGTGGTTAAACACGTTTGCACCTCGATCTATTGGAAcgtggagagaaatgcaaaccacGTTCTTGAAAAAATACTTTCCAGCAAATAGAACTGCAAATCTCCAAaggcaaatgatgaatttttccTGCAAACCCAATGAAAATTTTGCTCAAGCATGGGAACGATTCAAGGACCTTCTCAATGCCTGTCCACATCACGCTTTCGAGCAGTGGAGAGTGGTTAGCTTCTTCCATGATGCTTTGTCTCCCAATCTTAAGATGATAGTGTCAACCATGTGCAATGGGGAATTCTTTGACAAATTGCCCGATGAGGCATTTCATTTCTTTGACACTTTAGCAGAAAATACTAGAAATTGGGAAGTTCAGCTGAATGAGAGTGATGATTTGAATGCCAGGTTAGCTGCATTAACCCGAAAGATTgaaactttagagataaagaaagCCCAAACTGTTAATGAAATTGAGATTAGGTGTGCCGTGTGTGAGACTTCAAACCACAAGACAAAGGATTGTCCTACATTActtgcttttaaggaggtattgtatggtcaaacTGGAAACACATATTCACACAACAATGAAGGAATGCAATATTCAAACCAGAATCAAGGGAGGAATTTTCATTCCGGGGGTCACCATACGAACTTCAATTCTTATCATCCAAACCTCCTCCATCATCCTAACTTCTCAGTGAGAAATGATTCTACAGCCCAGTTGCCTTTCCCTTCATAA